The sequence AGCCACCTTGTGCATCGGCCACGCATCGGGGCGACTTGATCTTTCGATCCGCGCCTACGCTGTGGCATCGTGTCCGATACTCCCGCACCCACCGCCCGGCTCGCACTCGAAGATGGCTGTGTTTTTACCGGAACCGCTTTCGGCGCACCGGTCGATGGCGTGGGTGAAGTGGTCTTCAATACGTCGATGTCCGGGTATCAGGAGATCCTCACCGACCCGTCGTACGCCGGGCAGATCGTGTGCATGACCGTGCCGCAGATCGGCAACACCGGCGTGAACGTGCGCGACAGCGAGTCGGCCAAGCCGCAGGTGGCGGGGTTTGTCGTCAAGGAACTCTCGCGGACCGTGAGCAACTACCGCTCGGAGCAGCCGCTTTCGGATTACCTTGCTGACCACGGCATCTCCGGCATCACCGGCATCGACACGCGGGCCTTGGTCCGACGCCTGCGCGACACCGGCGCGATGCGCGGCGTGCTCACGACCGACGCCGACATCACCGACGCGGAACTCGTCGAACGTGCCAAGAGCGCGCCGAACATGGCCGGCGCGGATTGGGTGACGGAGGTCAAGCCGACCGAGCGTTACGACTGGTCGGACCGGCGCGGCGACTGGACCGCCGGCGAGCCGATCGACGGCAGCGGGTTGCATGTTGTCGCGCTCGACTGCGGCGCGAAGCACAACATCTTGCGCCACCTCGCCGATCGTGGCGTGAAAGTGACGGTGCTGCCGCCCGACGCATCGGCCGAGGACATTCTCGGGCATGAGCCGGACGGCCTGTTCGTCTCCAACGGTCCTGGCGATCCGGCGGCGGTCGACTACGCCGTGGCCACGCTGCGTACGCTCATGGACCGCAAGCTGCCGACGTTCGGCATCTGTCTCGGACACCAACTGCTCAGCCGTGCGATCGGGGCCGAGACGTACAAGCTCAAGTTCGGCCATCGCGGCGGCAACCAGCCGGTCAAGGACCTCACCACCGGCAAGGTCGAGATCACCAGCCAGAACCACGGCTTCGCCGTCGATCGCGCATCCCTTGAATCCGCTGGCGGCGTCGTCACGCACATCCACCTCAACGATCAGACCGTCTCCGGCTTCCGCCATGGCGAGCTGCCGGTCTTCGCCGTGCAGTACCACCCCGAAGCCAGCCCCGGCCCCCACGACGCGGCCTACCTCTTCGACCGCTTCGTCCAAAGCATGCTCGACGCAAAGCCAACGCGTCAATGACCGGTTCGCTCACTCCTCGTTATCGGAACTGAAAGCCGAGCAGTACGCGTCGAAAGCGTCACTCTCCGCTTGCGTCATTCGTTCGCGTGTCCAAAGCCACTCAAGGCAGTTCTCACCCGGCTAGCCGGTAAACTCCCCGATGTCGTCGCTACTGCCGACCATCACGACCTGCCCTTGGTACATGATCGCGCCCATGCCGTGCTCTGTATCCCAAGCCGGCCTCATCGTGAAGTTCAAGTGCCTGTCAGTGACGACCAAGCTGTCGAACTCCACGAGCGAGGCAAGATTCTCGCGGCTCGGATTGGCAAACTTCTCGTCGTCCTCCAGCGCGTCCCAGTCGTCGCGGACTGCGCCGTAATAGCGAGTCAATGCGTCGACGACACGATCGCAATACGTCTGTTCGTTCTCAACGAAGGCATTGAAGATCTCTTTCTGTTTTGGCGTGGGCAGACCTTCGCTCAGATCCAGTTCGTGTACACCCAGGCGGTGCAGCTGCGCACGCAAGGTAAAAGACCGAGCCTCTGTCGCCAGTTCGGCGATATGGTTCTGCCAGTCAGTGACGCGTGGGTCGTCACCGGGCGAGTGTTGGGACGCAAAGTCAGCGAGGTATGTAAACTGACGCAAAGTTATCCAACCGCCGAATCGATCTGTCGTGATCAACCCGAACACATCGTCTTGGGGTGTCTCACTCATGACCACGAAGATACCACGCTCCGGTCCGATGCAACTGGCCATCGAACCGTCGCGAAGCCAGTAAGCCTGGCGCGATACGGTAGACTGGGCCAATGCACACACTTCTGCTCTTGCTGCTGCTCTTCACGGATCAGACGACCCAGCCGACAAAGCAACCGGTGGACGAGGACGTCGAAGTTTTGTCGGCGTACCTCACCGGTCACTTCTCCTCCGCCGCGCAGGCCGAAGGTGATCCGTCGTACTTCGATGTGCATTTGCGGGCGGTGCCGATCTGGGGCGACCGTGGCGACGGTCCATGGCTGTACGTCGAGCAGGCCATCGCGTCGGCGTTGGATCGGCCCTATCGGCAACGCGTTTACAAGCTCAGCGTCGACGGCGATCAGTTCCGCAGCGACGTGTACACCTTGCCCGGCGATCCGTTGCAGTTCGCCGGTGCCTGGCGCGAGCCGGGGCGGTTCGACGACCTGCAGGCTGAGGCGCTGACGCTCCGCGCCGGCTGCGGGATCGTCATGCGGTTCGACGGCGATGCGTTCGTCGGTGGCACGGTCGGTCGCGGTTGCGAGAGTTCCCGCGCCGGTGCGGCCTACGTTACCAGCGAGGTCCGCCTCACGCCGACGCAGGTCATCAGCTGGGACCGTGGCTTTTCCGACGATGGCACGCAGGTGTGGGGTGCCGAGAAGGGCGGCTACGTCTTCGACCGCATCACCGACTGACGCGTGTTGCCTGGATCGCACTTAACGGAATCAGGCTTTGAAGTTGATGCCTTGGGCGAGGGGGAGGTCGGTGCCGTAGTTGACGGTGTTGGTGGTGCGGCGCATGTAGTTTTTCCAGGCGTCGGAGCCGGACTCGCGTCCGCCGCCGGTTTCCTTTTCGCCGCCGAACGCGCCGCCGATCTCGGCGCCGCTGGTGCCGATGTTGACGTTGGCGATGCCGCAGTCGGAGCCCGAGGCAGCCATGAACCGCTCGGCCTCGCGGACGTCGGTCGTGAAGACGGCTGACGAAAGCCCCTGCGGCACACCGTTCTGAATCGCGATCGCTTCGTCGAAGTCCTTGTACGGCAATACGTACAGGATCGGCGCGAACGTCTCGGCTTGCACGATGTTTGCATCCGGCGCGACGCCCTCGACGAACGCGGGGCGGACGTAGAAGCCGGCGGGGACGTTGTCGGTCACGCGCTCGCCGCCGGAGATACTGCCGAGTTTGCGGGCGGCGTCGAGCGTTTTCTGCATGCCGTTGAAAGAATCCTCGTCGATCAGCGGCCCGAGCAGCGTCGCTTCATCACGCGGGTCGCCGACTGGCAGTTTGCCGGCGATCTGCTTCAAGCGCGGAACGATCTTGTCCACCATTGACTCATGCACGATCAAACGACGCAGCGTCGTGCAGCGCTGGCCGGCGGTGCCGAAGGCGCTGAACGTCGCGGCTCGGACGCACAGTTCCACGTCGGCCGAGGGCGTGACGATCATCGCGTTGTTGCCGCCGAGTTCGAGCAGGCTGCGACCAAGGCGCGCACCGACGGCCGCGCCGACGTTCTTGCCCATGCGGACACTACCGGTCGCGGAAACCAACGGGAAGCCGGGGTGGTTCGCCATCGCCTCGCCGACATCGCGGCCGCCGACGATAACGCTGCTCAGCGCTGCCGGCACGTCGAGGTCGCCGCTCTCGGCAATGACTTCCTGCGTCAGCGTCTGGCAAGTGATCGCCGTCAGCGGCGTCTTCTCGCTCGGCTTCCAAACGACCGGGTTGCCGCACACGAACGCCAGCGCCGCGTTCCACATCCACACCGCGACGGGGAAGTTGAACGCGCTGATCACCGCGACCGGGCCGAGCGGGTGCCACTGCTCCATCATGCGATGGTCGCCGCGTTCGGTGGCGATGGTCAGGCCGTAGAGCTGTCGCGAGAGGCCGACCGCGAAGTCGCAGATGTCGATCATCTCCTGCACTTCGCCGAGCGCTTCCTGGACGATCTTGCCGGCCTCGAGCGTGACGACTTCGGCGAGCTCTGCTTTGTGCTCGCGGAGCTTGTTGCCCAGACGGCGGACGAACTCGCCACGCTTTGGTGCGGGGATGTTCCGCCAGGAAGCAAACGCTTCCTGTGCGGCCTTCACCGCCGTGTCAACGTCCGTCGCAGTGGCTTGGGGGAACGTTGCCGTCGTCGAACCGTCGATGCAACAACGGGCGATCAGCTTCGCGTCGCCGCCGGCCGACGGTCTGTTACCGATGTGGACGGCGTGGACGGGCTGGTCAATGAGCGGCACTTGGATCGCGGACATGCCGCGAGCATATCACTCGCCCGCGTCCGCGCCGAACCGCTCGTTGATCCACGGTGCGATCGTTTCCCAAACCACCGGCGACATCGTCTGCTCGCTTCGGTCGTAGGCGAACACGGCGGCGGGCGTCTTACCGACGTCGTGGAGGAAGTGACTCAACCCCGGCAGGGTGACGACCGTCACGTCGTCGGTCGGTGCATCGTCAAGAATCGCTTCGACCACGGGCGCGTTCTGCTCGGCGCTCACTTGCAAGTCCTGCCCTGCGAAGATCGCGAGTACGGGTACGTCGAGTTGGCCGAGCGAGTCGGCCGGGTCGGTGTTGAGAAACACCTTGAACCACGGCGCTTGCAACTGCGGCAGCACGGCGTTGACGGTCTGGTCGATCTGCGCCTGTTGCGCTTCGTTGGGCTCGCCGGTGATGCCGAACTGGGCTGTGACAAGCGCGGCGATCATCGGTCGCAGCGTCTCGGCGTCGGCACCGTTGGCGGCGGCGGTCAGGGCGGTTCGGTTCAGCTCCCCGATGCGCTCGGCACGCTCGGCGGGCACGCCCATCGCCGCGATCAGATCCGCGCTCTGGCGGGCGAGGATGTCGATGCCGTTGAGCCCCGGGCCGGCGAGTGTGATGACGAAGTCGATCGGCGAGTCGTCGCGGATCGTGGCCATGGGTCCAGTGATGCCGCCCTCGGAGTGGCCGATGAAGCCGACGGCATCGAGTTCGGGCAGGGCGTCGGCGAAGCTGGCGGCGGCGTGGGCGTCGGCCGCGAAGTCGTTGATCGTCGAGGCCGCGAAGTCACCGGTGGAGGCGGCGAAGCCGCGGTCGTCGTAGCGCAGCACGGCGATGCCTCGGCGGGTCAGCGCGTCGGCAAGCACGGCGAAAGGCCGATGGCCAAAGAGCGCCTCGTCTCGGTCCTGCGGCCCGCTGCCGGTGAGCAACACCGCCGCCGGCCACGGGCCTTCGCCCTCGGGCACGGTCAAGGTGCCGGCGAGTGTTACATCGTCGACCGACGCGATCTCGACTTCACGCACTTCGTACGGGAACGGCGGAACGGAATCCTGCGGCTTTTCGGCGACGACGACGGCAAGGGCTACAGCAAGCATGGCTGAAGCTTAGAGTGCCGATGGCACGTACGGATCGTCGATCTGCTCGACGCCGTCACGGCTGGTCGCGTAGCAGCAGCCGAAGCGGTTGGCGAGGAAGTCGGCCAGGTCGATCTGTTCCTGCTTGACGAAGCCTTTGCTCGGCAGTTTGCCGGTCGCGTGCATGTCGAGCACGGCGCACAGGCTGGCGGCGGTGGTGATCTGAATGCCGGACATGTCCACGCCGCGGAAGGGGCCGTGGTAGACCTTGCGAGCGTCGGTCACCTGCGTGAGCCGGCCGTCTTTCTGACCTGTCGCCGTGCAGAAAATCAGCACCACGTCCTGGGGCGTCATCGGGATGGCGTTTTCGAAGATGTCCTTGAGCAGCTCGCGGCGTTCGTTGAGCCGAAGGTCGTTCATGAGGAACCGGATCAGGTCGCGGTGTCCGCGATAGCGAATGGTTTTGTAGTCGAGGTTGCGGACGGAGCCGGCGAGCGTCTCGGCGAGCGTCCCGACACCGCCGGAGGTGTTGAACGCCTCGTACATCACGCCGTCGAGCGAAAACTGTTCGTGGCCCTCGAGCGGGAGCACGTCGATTTGCTCGCCGTTGACGACGGCTTCGCACGGGTTGCCGTATTCGTTGATGAGGCCGTCGGTGCTCCAGGTGAGGTTGTACTTGAGTTCGTTGGTCGGGAAGATCGGCAGAGCACCGACGCGAAGCCGGACGCTGTCGAGCGTGTCGAGCTTTTTGGCTAGATCGTTCGCGGCGATGGAGACGAAGCCCGGCGCCAGCCCGCACTGCGGCATGAAGATCTGGCCGTCTTTCGCGCCCTGCGACACTTCGCGCACGAGCTTGGTCGTGGCAACGTCCTCGGTCAGGTCGAAGTAGCTCAAGCCGAGTTCCTTGGCACACTCGGCAACGAGCGGATTGTGGGTGAACGAGAGGGCCGACAGCACCGACTGCCGGCCGTTCATCGCCTTGCGTAAGGCGGCGACGTCGTCAACGTCGATCGCGGCGGTGCTGACATTGTCGAGGCCTTCGAGGCGATCGAGTGCATCCGGTGACGCGTCGCCGACGAGTACGTCGTAGTCGCCCGTGTCGCCCAGAAGTTTCGCGACGGCCGAGCCGATTTTTCCAGCACCGAGAAGCAGTACGCCATGCATGTGTGAGACCTTCTTGTAAGATGTTCGAGAACCGACCGGAGCATAACGCATGAACGACGAACTGACGAAGTGGCACTGGGAACAACAGCCCGAAGCGGCGAACCTCCTCGCAGGTTGGCTGGATGATGCCTGTTCGAAAAACGCTTGGCTCAAGGACTTTGGCGAGCGGCTCTACGCGACTAGTGGCAACCGTCTGGGCGACCTCGTTGAAATGTGGATCGTGCCGGATAACGAGGAGAATCGCGGTGATCTGGGGCGCGTCGGTTACGTCGAGCAGGACGTGCCGGCCGACGGGCCGATCTTCCACCATCCCGGCGGCATGTTTCCGCGCGTCATGCTCGCGCCACACCACGAGACCGACCTCGGTATCAAGGTCGAGTCTTGTGCCGACTTCGCCGTTGCCCATGGGCTGACATCGGCGATTCACGGCAAGCCGGGGCAGTTGGTCCGTTATGTCGCGGCGGCCAAGGAGAACGGGCTCAACGTCTACGGCATCGAGCGGCGCGGAACCCTCGTCGCCGACTGCGCGAAGCTCGACTCACCGAGCGTCGCCGACCAAGCCGAGGTGCTCGAAGCGTTTCGGACTCGGCCGCGCAAGTTCGACGACGAAGTCGCCGGCTTCGAACAGATGGCGACGCTTATCGACAATGCTGTCGACAAGGTTGGGCGGGACGTGGCTTGCGAGCTGTGGTTCGCTGCCGAACGCGATTACTGGCAACGCCGCAATCGTGCTGCTCGTTGGCAGTACGCCCGCCAGGATGCGCTCGGCGTCGGATGGGCCAACCACGACCACCATACCTATCGCTCGTCACGCAAGCACTTCCATCGTCTCGTTGCGCTCTGGGAGAAGCTCGGCTTCCACTGCCGCGAACGCTTCTACCCCGGCCCTGAAGCTGGCTGGGGGGCGCAGGTCATGGAGCAACCGGTGTGCGGGATCGTCACGTTCAACGACGTCGACATCTCGCCCGACGAACTGCTCACCGACTTCGCCCACGAGCCGATGGAAGAACGCGACGAGCTCGCGACCGTCGGACTCTGGTGCGGCCTCCACGGCGAGTCCGTCCTCCAGGCGGGTATGCACCACCTCGAATGCACGTTCGACTTCGTTGCGTTGCGTGATCAGATGGCCGACGACGGCATCAAGACGATGCGTGCGTTCAGCGACTTCGATTATCTCAAGCAAGCATTCACCGAGGGCGAGCGTTGGCCCGTTGCCGAGGATCGCATCGCAGCGCTGCTCGACGCCGGCAAGATCGACGCCGCCCAGGCCGATGAGTTCCGCAACAACGGAGCGATCGGCAGCCACCTCGAAAACCTCGAACGCAACAACGGCTTCAAGGGCTTCAACCAAACTGGTGTAACGCAGGTTATCAAGGAAACCGACCCCCGCCGTCAGAAGCTCGCGGGGGTGTGAGTCGCGTACCATGTCGACGTGCGGCTTTTGACTTACAACATTCTCGATGGCGGCGTTGGGCGGGCGGATCCGTTGGCCGAGGTGATGCTGGCAAATGATCCGGACGTGGTCGCGCTCATCGAGGCCGAGGATGACGAACAGGTTCGGCGGATCGCCACGCGTTTGTCGATGGACGTCGTACCCGCGCCAGGGCGGTCCCGGCAATGTGTTTTACTTTCGCGGTTGCCGGTGACATCGTCGGTGAATCACGGGCTTGCGTCGGACGGACCTAGGTCGTGTGTCGAGTGTGAGGTAAACGGGCTGCCGATCGCCGTGGTTCATTTGCACCCGCATCGCCCCCGGCACGACGAAGACCAGCGATTGCGTGAGATCGGCTTTGTCCTCGGCAAGCTCGAACGCCACCGCGTCGCCGGTCGGCCGCACGTGATCATGGGTGACTTCAACTCGGTTTCGCCGCTGCAACACGTCGAGGAATCGAAGCTTCGCCCCGGTGATCTGCACGGGTTGCGGGAGAATGAGAACACGTTTCCGCGCGACGTCGTTCAGACAATGCTCGACAGTTACTACGTCGACGTCTTCGCCGAGTTGAACCCGAAGACCGTTGCGAATGCCGGTACGCTCGACACGATTCATGCGGGGTTGCGGGTGGACTACGTCTTTGCGTGGGGGTTCCCGCCCGAAGCGCTGCTTGATGCGAAGATCGAGACCGACCGCTTGGCGAAGTACGCGAGCGATCACTATCCGGTAGTCGCGGAGCTCAAGTGGCCGTAGACGACCGGTCGGACCCATTGCTGAGTTGGCGGCGATTCGCCGATGCGCTCAAGCGTCGGCCGTGGGTGTTGCGCGTGGCGGATCGGCTCGGGCGTGGACGGGGACGTATCAGGCCTTTGGGCGGGTGGTGGCCGCCGCCCGCGCCGCCGAATCGGCCAGACCTGAACGCGTTTCTCACTGCCGACTTCGCGGCGTGCTGGCTCGGACATGCGACACTGCTCTACCGCGTTGCCGGCAAGACGATCCTGGTCGATCCCGTCCTCGGCACGCGTGTCGGGATGGACCTTGGCTTTACCACGCTCGGGCCGCGGCGTCGCCAGCGATCGGCGTTGTCGATCGGGCAACTGCCACCGATCGACCTCCTCGTCGTGACCCACGCACACTTCGATCACCTCGATCGGCCGACGCTGCATCGTCTTCCGCGAGACGTCGATGTCGTGACCGCGCCGGGCGTGGGCGATTTGCTGGATGATCTGGGCTTTCGAAGTGTCGCTGAGATCGCGGCCGGCGAGTCGAGTGTTTTTGCCGGTGTCGAGGTGCGCGGCGTGCAGACAAATCACTGGGGGCCGCGCGTCTTCTTCGACGACCATCGCGGGTACGTCGGGTTCATTTTCGAAGCCGATGGTCGGCGTGTTCTGCACACGGGTGACACGGCCGACACCGATGCGTTTGACGATCTTGGTCCGTTCGATCTCGCCGCGTTCGGCATCGGTGCGTACGACCCGTACGTCGCGGCCCATGCCACGCCGGAGCAGGTGTGGCGCATGTTCACTTCGACGGGATCGGAGCGGCTCATTGCGTACCACCACACGACGTTCAAGCTGAGCCGGGAGCCGATGGATGAGCCGTTGCGTCGACTGCGTGCAGCGGCGGGAGATCAGGCCGATCGGGT is a genomic window of Planctomycetota bacterium containing:
- a CDS encoding chromophore lyase CpcT/CpeT, whose amino-acid sequence is MHTLLLLLLLFTDQTTQPTKQPVDEDVEVLSAYLTGHFSSAAQAEGDPSYFDVHLRAVPIWGDRGDGPWLYVEQAIASALDRPYRQRVYKLSVDGDQFRSDVYTLPGDPLQFAGAWREPGRFDDLQAEALTLRAGCGIVMRFDGDAFVGGTVGRGCESSRAGAAYVTSEVRLTPTQVISWDRGFSDDGTQVWGAEKGGYVFDRITD
- a CDS encoding saccharopine dehydrogenase C-terminal domain-containing protein, yielding MHGVLLLGAGKIGSAVAKLLGDTGDYDVLVGDASPDALDRLEGLDNVSTAAIDVDDVAALRKAMNGRQSVLSALSFTHNPLVAECAKELGLSYFDLTEDVATTKLVREVSQGAKDGQIFMPQCGLAPGFVSIAANDLAKKLDTLDSVRLRVGALPIFPTNELKYNLTWSTDGLINEYGNPCEAVVNGEQIDVLPLEGHEQFSLDGVMYEAFNTSGGVGTLAETLAGSVRNLDYKTIRYRGHRDLIRFLMNDLRLNERRELLKDIFENAIPMTPQDVVLIFCTATGQKDGRLTQVTDARKVYHGPFRGVDMSGIQITTAASLCAVLDMHATGKLPSKGFVKQEQIDLADFLANRFGCCYATSRDGVEQIDDPYVPSAL
- a CDS encoding alpha/beta fold hydrolase; this encodes MLAVALAVVVAEKPQDSVPPFPYEVREVEIASVDDVTLAGTLTVPEGEGPWPAAVLLTGSGPQDRDEALFGHRPFAVLADALTRRGIAVLRYDDRGFAASTGDFAASTINDFAADAHAAASFADALPELDAVGFIGHSEGGITGPMATIRDDSPIDFVITLAGPGLNGIDILARQSADLIAAMGVPAERAERIGELNRTALTAAANGADAETLRPMIAALVTAQFGITGEPNEAQQAQIDQTVNAVLPQLQAPWFKVFLNTDPADSLGQLDVPVLAIFAGQDLQVSAEQNAPVVEAILDDAPTDDVTVVTLPGLSHFLHDVGKTPAAVFAYDRSEQTMSPVVWETIAPWINERFGADAGE
- the carA gene encoding glutamine-hydrolyzing carbamoyl-phosphate synthase small subunit yields the protein MSDTPAPTARLALEDGCVFTGTAFGAPVDGVGEVVFNTSMSGYQEILTDPSYAGQIVCMTVPQIGNTGVNVRDSESAKPQVAGFVVKELSRTVSNYRSEQPLSDYLADHGISGITGIDTRALVRRLRDTGAMRGVLTTDADITDAELVERAKSAPNMAGADWVTEVKPTERYDWSDRRGDWTAGEPIDGSGLHVVALDCGAKHNILRHLADRGVKVTVLPPDASAEDILGHEPDGLFVSNGPGDPAAVDYAVATLRTLMDRKLPTFGICLGHQLLSRAIGAETYKLKFGHRGGNQPVKDLTTGKVEITSQNHGFAVDRASLESAGGVVTHIHLNDQTVSGFRHGELPVFAVQYHPEASPGPHDAAYLFDRFVQSMLDAKPTRQ
- a CDS encoding aldehyde dehydrogenase family protein: MSAIQVPLIDQPVHAVHIGNRPSAGGDAKLIARCCIDGSTTATFPQATATDVDTAVKAAQEAFASWRNIPAPKRGEFVRRLGNKLREHKAELAEVVTLEAGKIVQEALGEVQEMIDICDFAVGLSRQLYGLTIATERGDHRMMEQWHPLGPVAVISAFNFPVAVWMWNAALAFVCGNPVVWKPSEKTPLTAITCQTLTQEVIAESGDLDVPAALSSVIVGGRDVGEAMANHPGFPLVSATGSVRMGKNVGAAVGARLGRSLLELGGNNAMIVTPSADVELCVRAATFSAFGTAGQRCTTLRRLIVHESMVDKIVPRLKQIAGKLPVGDPRDEATLLGPLIDEDSFNGMQKTLDAARKLGSISGGERVTDNVPAGFYVRPAFVEGVAPDANIVQAETFAPILYVLPYKDFDEAIAIQNGVPQGLSSAVFTTDVREAERFMAASGSDCGIANVNIGTSGAEIGGAFGGEKETGGGRESGSDAWKNYMRRTTNTVNYGTDLPLAQGINFKA
- a CDS encoding endonuclease/exonuclease/phosphatase family protein, with product MRLLTYNILDGGVGRADPLAEVMLANDPDVVALIEAEDDEQVRRIATRLSMDVVPAPGRSRQCVLLSRLPVTSSVNHGLASDGPRSCVECEVNGLPIAVVHLHPHRPRHDEDQRLREIGFVLGKLERHRVAGRPHVIMGDFNSVSPLQHVEESKLRPGDLHGLRENENTFPRDVVQTMLDSYYVDVFAELNPKTVANAGTLDTIHAGLRVDYVFAWGFPPEALLDAKIETDRLAKYASDHYPVVAELKWP
- a CDS encoding MBL fold metallo-hydrolase yields the protein MAVDDRSDPLLSWRRFADALKRRPWVLRVADRLGRGRGRIRPLGGWWPPPAPPNRPDLNAFLTADFAACWLGHATLLYRVAGKTILVDPVLGTRVGMDLGFTTLGPRRRQRSALSIGQLPPIDLLVVTHAHFDHLDRPTLHRLPRDVDVVTAPGVGDLLDDLGFRSVAEIAAGESSVFAGVEVRGVQTNHWGPRVFFDDHRGYVGFIFEADGRRVLHTGDTADTDAFDDLGPFDLAAFGIGAYDPYVAAHATPEQVWRMFTSTGSERLIAYHHTTFKLSREPMDEPLRRLRAAAGDQADRVVISEVGETWLPATR